In a genomic window of Comamonadaceae bacterium OTU4NAUVB1:
- a CDS encoding RNA-binding transcriptional accessory protein, producing MQQIIRQLAAEIRIGEHQVKAAVDLLDGGATVPFIARYRKEATDGLDDVQLRELEARLSYLRELADRRVVVLRGIDEQGKLTDALRAAIAAAPTKQELEDLYLPFRQKRRTKGQIAREAGIEPLADRLLADPARDPAVEALAFLRPATTLDDGKPGPDFSTVSAVLDGVRDLLAERWAEDAVLVQGLREWLWADGLFRASLMSGKDEANVDVARFRDYFAYDEPIGRVPSHRALAVFRGRSLDILDARLVLPVEPEPGQPSIAEGRIALHLDWRHAKRPADDLIRRCIAWTWRVKLSLSTERDLFARLREEAERVAIKVFADNLRDLLLAAPAGPRVVMGLDPGIRTGVKVAVVDATGKLVETATVFPHEPRRDWDGSLHALETLCAKHGVNLIAIGNGTASRETDRLAGELIKRLARPPADGAVVAPGTKALEKVVVSEAGASVYSASEFASLEMPDVDVSLRGAASIARRLQDPLAELVKIDPKSIGVGQYQHDVDQGALARTLQTVVEDCVNAVGVDLNTASVPLLSRVSGLSPSVARAVVRWREAHGAFSTRRQLLDVGGFGPKAFEQSAGFLRIRGGADPLDMTGVHPETYPLVQRIIEGTGRPVAELMGRAEVLRTLRPERFADATFGIVTVEDILGELEKPGRDPRPDFRVARFNDGVEDIADLVEGMVLEGTVSNVAQFGAFVDVGVHQDGLVHVSQLAHKFVADAREVVKTGDIVRVKVMEVDAARKRIALSMKLDAAPARRDAPRGNRFEGAGGGRQASAARRDAGAAPAGQMASAFAKLQGLRK from the coding sequence ATGCAACAGATCATCCGCCAGCTCGCCGCCGAGATCAGGATCGGCGAGCACCAGGTGAAGGCCGCCGTCGACCTGCTCGACGGCGGCGCCACCGTCCCTTTCATCGCCCGCTATCGCAAGGAAGCCACGGACGGCCTCGACGACGTCCAGTTGCGCGAGCTGGAGGCACGCCTGTCCTACCTGCGCGAATTGGCGGACCGGCGCGTCGTCGTCCTGCGCGGCATCGACGAGCAGGGCAAGTTGACCGACGCGCTGCGCGCCGCCATCGCGGCCGCACCGACCAAGCAGGAACTGGAGGACCTGTACCTGCCGTTCCGCCAGAAGCGCCGCACCAAGGGGCAGATCGCGCGCGAGGCCGGCATCGAGCCCCTGGCCGACCGGCTCCTGGCCGACCCGGCGCGCGACCCGGCGGTCGAGGCCCTGGCCTTCCTGCGTCCCGCGACGACGCTGGACGACGGCAAGCCCGGACCGGACTTCTCCACCGTGTCCGCCGTGCTCGACGGCGTGCGGGACCTCCTGGCCGAGCGCTGGGCCGAGGACGCGGTGCTGGTGCAGGGCCTGCGCGAATGGCTGTGGGCGGACGGCCTGTTCCGCGCCAGCCTGATGAGCGGCAAGGACGAGGCGAATGTCGACGTCGCGCGCTTCCGCGACTACTTCGCCTACGACGAGCCGATCGGCCGCGTGCCGTCGCACCGCGCGCTGGCGGTCTTCCGGGGACGATCGCTGGACATCCTCGACGCCCGGCTGGTGCTGCCGGTGGAGCCCGAGCCCGGCCAGCCCTCGATCGCCGAGGGCCGCATCGCGCTGCACCTGGACTGGCGCCACGCGAAGCGTCCGGCCGACGACCTGATCCGCCGGTGCATCGCCTGGACCTGGCGCGTGAAGCTGTCGCTGTCGACCGAGCGCGACCTGTTCGCCCGGCTGCGCGAGGAGGCCGAGCGGGTCGCCATCAAGGTCTTCGCCGACAACCTGCGCGACCTGCTGCTGGCGGCCCCGGCGGGCCCGCGCGTCGTCATGGGGCTGGACCCGGGCATCCGCACCGGCGTGAAGGTGGCCGTGGTGGATGCCACCGGCAAGCTGGTCGAGACGGCGACCGTCTTCCCGCACGAGCCGCGGCGCGACTGGGACGGTTCGCTGCACGCCCTGGAGACGCTGTGCGCGAAGCATGGCGTGAACCTGATCGCCATCGGCAATGGCACGGCCAGCCGCGAGACCGACCGGCTCGCCGGCGAGCTCATCAAGCGGCTGGCCCGGCCGCCCGCCGATGGCGCGGTCGTCGCGCCGGGGACGAAGGCGCTGGAGAAGGTGGTGGTCAGCGAGGCCGGCGCGTCGGTCTACTCCGCCAGCGAGTTCGCCTCGCTGGAGATGCCCGATGTCGACGTCAGCCTGCGCGGCGCGGCGAGCATCGCGCGTCGCCTGCAGGATCCGCTGGCCGAACTGGTGAAGATCGATCCGAAGTCGATCGGCGTGGGCCAGTACCAGCACGACGTCGATCAAGGCGCGCTCGCCCGCACCCTGCAGACGGTGGTCGAGGATTGCGTGAACGCCGTCGGCGTGGACCTCAACACGGCCAGCGTGCCGCTGCTCTCGCGCGTCTCGGGCCTGTCGCCGAGCGTGGCGCGCGCGGTGGTGCGCTGGCGTGAGGCGCACGGCGCGTTCTCCACCCGCCGCCAGCTGCTGGACGTCGGCGGTTTCGGCCCCAAGGCGTTCGAGCAGAGCGCGGGTTTCCTGCGCATCCGCGGCGGCGCCGATCCGCTGGACATGACCGGCGTGCACCCGGAGACCTACCCGCTGGTCCAGCGGATCATCGAAGGCACCGGACGGCCCGTCGCCGAACTGATGGGCCGCGCCGAGGTGCTGCGCACCCTGCGGCCGGAACGTTTCGCCGACGCGACGTTCGGCATCGTCACCGTCGAGGACATCCTGGGCGAACTGGAGAAGCCCGGCCGCGACCCGCGCCCGGACTTCAGGGTGGCGCGCTTCAACGACGGCGTCGAGGACATCGCCGACCTGGTCGAGGGCATGGTGCTCGAAGGGACGGTGAGCAACGTCGCGCAGTTCGGCGCCTTCGTCGACGTCGGCGTGCACCAGGACGGGCTGGTGCATGTCAGCCAGCTGGCGCACAAGTTCGTCGCCGACGCGCGCGAGGTCGTGAAGACCGGCGACATCGTGCGCGTCAAGGTGATGGAGGTGGACGCGGCGCGCAAGCGCATCGCGCTGTCGATGAAGCTCGACGCGGCCCCCGCGCGGCGCGACGCGCCACGCGGCAACCGCTTCGAAGGCGCCGGCGGCGGACGCCAGGCGAGCGCGGCGCGCCGCGACGCCGGCGCGGCACCGGCCGGCCAGATGGCCAGCGCCTTCGCCAAGCTCCAGGGGCTGCGCAAGTGA
- a CDS encoding fasciclin domain-containing protein: MQRKFSRLASIALAAALSVGAVSAMAADVMVGGAPMSPTKDIIDNAVNSKDHTTLVAAVKAAGLVDTLKGPGPFTVFAPTNAAFAALPAGTVDTLLKPENKAALTGVLTYHVVPGKIDAAALTKQITEGKGTATLKTAAGGTLTAKSSGGKVMITDEKGGTATVTIADVIQSNGVIHVVDKVLLPK; this comes from the coding sequence ATGCAACGCAAGTTTTCCCGCCTCGCTTCCATCGCCCTTGCCGCCGCGCTGTCGGTGGGCGCCGTCTCCGCCATGGCCGCCGACGTGATGGTGGGCGGTGCCCCGATGTCGCCGACCAAGGACATCATCGACAACGCCGTCAACTCCAAGGACCACACCACGCTGGTCGCCGCCGTGAAGGCCGCCGGTCTGGTCGATACGCTCAAGGGCCCGGGCCCGTTCACGGTCTTCGCGCCGACCAACGCCGCCTTCGCGGCACTGCCGGCCGGCACGGTCGACACCCTGCTCAAGCCCGAGAACAAGGCCGCCCTGACCGGCGTGCTGACCTACCACGTGGTGCCGGGCAAGATCGATGCCGCCGCGCTGACCAAGCAGATCACCGAAGGCAAGGGCACCGCCACGCTGAAGACCGCCGCCGGCGGCACGCTGACGGCCAAGAGCAGCGGCGGCAAGGTCATGATCACCGACGAGAAGGGTGGCACGGCCACCGTCACCATCGCCGACGTGATCCAGTCCAACGGCGTCATCCACGTCGTCGACAAGGTCCTGCTGCCCAAGTGA
- a CDS encoding DUF4174 domain-containing protein, translating into MNPSKFSGLRFLLWGLAITFALAPLWLSPAFAAASAGDNPLLAERWKTRPVVLVVPTRDDPLLRRMQAALDATPTREAFLDREMVLYTVVAGEGRRNGRPLSARRTGALLDALGLEAGGAPTFVLVGKDGGTKMKTGPEVELDAVFAEIDRMPMRRR; encoded by the coding sequence ATGAACCCATCGAAATTCTCCGGCCTGCGTTTCCTGCTGTGGGGCCTGGCGATCACGTTCGCCCTGGCGCCGCTCTGGCTGTCGCCGGCGTTCGCGGCAGCGTCGGCGGGCGACAACCCGCTGCTCGCCGAACGCTGGAAGACGCGGCCGGTGGTCCTGGTGGTGCCGACCCGGGATGATCCCCTGCTGCGGCGCATGCAGGCGGCACTGGACGCGACGCCCACGCGCGAGGCCTTCCTGGACCGCGAGATGGTGCTCTACACCGTCGTGGCGGGCGAGGGTCGGCGCAACGGCCGGCCCCTGTCGGCGCGGCGGACGGGGGCCCTGCTGGACGCCCTGGGTCTTGAGGCGGGCGGCGCGCCCACCTTCGTGCTGGTGGGCAAGGACGGCGGCACCAAGATGAAGACCGGGCCGGAGGTCGAACTCGACGCCGTGTTCGCGGAGATCGACCGGATGCCGATGCGCCGGCGCTGA